From a single Myotis daubentonii chromosome 5, mMyoDau2.1, whole genome shotgun sequence genomic region:
- the LOC132234512 gene encoding olfactory receptor-like protein OLF4, with translation MQPGNGTQISEFILLGFSEDPELQPLIFGLFLSMYLITVLGNLLIILAVSSDFHLHTPMYFFLANLSLVDICFTSTTIPKMLVNIQTQRKTISYTGCITQIYFLILFAVLDFCLLTVMAYDRFVAICHPLHYMVIVNPRLCGLLVLMSWIMSILNSLLHCLLALRLSFCGNLEIPHFICELNQMIQLACSDTFLNNMVMYFAAVLLGVGSFLGILLSYSKIVSCISGMSSAQGKYKAFSTCASHISVVLLFYCTVLGVYLGSAAIQSSHSTETASVMYIVVAPMLNPFIYSLRNKDIKQALKTFFVKETTNRPVVLRLKTYH, from the coding sequence ATGCAACCAGGGAATGGTACACAAATTTCAGAATTTATTCTCCTGGGATTTTCAGAGGACCCAGAACTAcagcccctcatatttgggcttttcctctccatgtacctgatcactgtgttgggaaacctgctcatcattCTGGCCGTGAGCTCAGACTTCCAcctccacacgcccatgtacttcttcctcgccaacctgtccttggtagacatctgtttcacctccaccaccatcccaaAGATGCTGGTCAACATCCAGACACAGAGAAAAACCATCAGCTACACAGGATGCATCAcacagatttattttcttatactcTTTGCAGTGTTGGACTTTTGTCTCCTGACAGTGATGGCCTATGACCGTtttgtggccatctgccaccccctgcactaTATGGTCATCGTGAACCCCCggctctgtggactgctggttctgATGTCTTGGATCATGAGTATCCTGAATTCCTTGTTACATTGCTTATTGGCATTGAGGCTGTCCTTCTGTGGAAACTTGGAAATCCCCCACTTCATCTGTGAACTCAATCAGATGATCCAACTTGCCTGTTCTGACACCTTTCTTAATAACATGGTCATGTATTTTGCAGCTGTCCTGCTGGGGGTAGGTTCTTTCCTCGGGATCCTTTTATCATATTCTAAGATAGTGTCCTGCATAAGTGGAATGTCATCAGCTCAGGGGAAGTACAAAGCATTTTCTACGTGTGCGTCTCATATCTCGGttgtcttattattttattgtacaGTGCTAGGTGTGTACCTCGGCTCTGCTGCTATCCAGAGCTCACATTCAACTGAAACAGCCTCAGTGATGTACATTGTGGTCGCACCCATGCTGAACCCGTTCATCTACAGTCTCAGGAACAAGGACATCAAACAGGCTCTGAAGACATTCTTTGTGAAGGAAACTACAAACAGGCCAGTTGTCCTACGACTGAAGACATACCACTGA